The proteins below are encoded in one region of Chloracidobacterium sp.:
- a CDS encoding phosphoribosylanthranilate isomerase, with product MRVKDGQPPWTPQIKICGVTNIADAEAAAAAGADLLGIIFAPTSPRCVTVETGREIVAAVRGRCLTVAVFQDASVETVNAVATALGCDLVQLHGRETPVMAARLMRPVIRAVTVTAETDEAEVTAWATADNVAHLLFDRPKDGKDGCWAASLERLWAAAQATPAGRRSFLAGGLSSDNVGEVVRRWQPFGVDVASGVETAPGWKDTEKMRAFCRAVRASGPGGAAVCPTRHTLRK from the coding sequence ATGCGTGTGAAAGATGGGCAGCCGCCTTGGACGCCGCAAATCAAAATCTGCGGCGTAACGAATATCGCCGATGCGGAAGCGGCCGCAGCGGCTGGCGCCGACCTGCTGGGAATCATTTTCGCGCCGACCAGTCCACGGTGTGTCACGGTGGAAACAGGGCGGGAGATTGTCGCCGCCGTTCGTGGGCGATGTCTGACGGTCGCCGTCTTTCAGGACGCCTCGGTGGAAACCGTCAATGCCGTAGCGACGGCGCTTGGTTGCGATTTAGTTCAGCTCCATGGCCGCGAAACGCCGGTTATGGCTGCGCGGTTGATGCGGCCGGTGATTCGCGCCGTGACGGTAACGGCGGAAACCGACGAGGCGGAGGTGACGGCTTGGGCGACGGCGGACAATGTCGCACATTTACTCTTTGACCGGCCAAAAGACGGGAAAGATGGGTGCTGGGCGGCAAGCCTAGAGCGGCTATGGGCAGCGGCGCAGGCGACGCCGGCGGGCCGGAGAAGTTTTCTCGCAGGCGGACTGTCGTCCGATAACGTTGGGGAGGTGGTGCGCCGCTGGCAGCCGTTCGGGGTAGATGTAGCGTCCGGGGTCGAAACAGCGCCGGGCTGGAAGGATACGGAGAAGATGCGGGCGTTTTGTCGGGCTGTTCGTGCGTCCGGGCCCGGCGGTGCAGCCGTCTGTCCCACGCGGCATACTCTGAGAAAGTAA
- a CDS encoding sulfoxide reductase heme-binding subunit YedZ, producing MTMTSANGALTPVFLQRLILINGLLPLALCSWDGAAGRLGANPLEFILRLTGMLSLVFLTLTLMVTPIVMWFGPAWLIRLRRTLGLFAFFYAALHLVCYLWFDKMFDLAAVSVDVLQRPFIFFGMLSFVVMVPLAVTSTNRMIKRLGARRWKRLHRLTYIAAVAGVAHFYLFVKADTTLPVAFAAVVGWLLASRWLQAQQVTTLGLHNERS from the coding sequence ATGACCATGACCTCGGCGAACGGCGCGCTCACGCCGGTTTTTCTGCAACGGCTGATTCTGATCAACGGGCTGCTGCCGCTGGCGTTGTGCAGTTGGGATGGCGCGGCGGGTCGCTTGGGCGCGAATCCATTGGAGTTTATTCTGCGGCTGACCGGCATGCTGTCGCTGGTGTTCCTGACGCTCACGTTGATGGTCACGCCTATCGTGATGTGGTTTGGGCCGGCATGGCTTATCCGGTTGCGCCGAACGCTGGGGCTGTTCGCCTTCTTTTACGCGGCGCTGCACCTAGTTTGTTATCTCTGGTTTGACAAGATGTTTGACCTTGCAGCCGTCAGTGTGGATGTGCTGCAGCGACCGTTTATTTTTTTCGGCATGCTGAGCTTTGTCGTCATGGTTCCGCTTGCCGTTACGTCAACCAACCGGATGATCAAACGCTTGGGCGCGCGGCGCTGGAAACGGCTGCATCGTTTGACCTACATTGCCGCCGTCGCCGGGGTAGCGCACTTTTACCTGTTTGTCAAAGCCGACACGACTCTACCGGTGGCGTTTGCCGCCGTTGTTGGGTGGCTTCTGGCGTCCCGTTGGTTGCAAGCGCAGCAAGTGACGACGTTGGGCCTCCATAACGAGCGTTCGTGA
- a CDS encoding response regulator has product MSTNPSWTPDTAALKRDLSFVRRLRWLYIAALATLAALTIGGQIAVQDFIAEQRDDARSINVAGRQRMRSQRLTKCLLAWRLAETPAERQAYVDELREILAQWKTAHRALQEGDPETGVSACRTPAAQKAMAATLPHFNAMVAALEQALAATDATGAPRPPSADQIQTVLERQKLFLAAMEQVVDTLEAESNQRRLRLQTFGWVWLVVVLSIFSLESGLIVRRALSKTVAVIREISLARDRLAGLNRRLERARDEAQAAVRAKSAFLANMSHEIRTPMNGVIGMADLLAATPLSKEQSEYVETIRASAQSLLVIINDILDFSKIEAGALQIERLPFDLRECVESALDLIAEAAGRKRLDVAYLIEDNVPPTIVSDPTRLRQILLNLLSNAVKFTQRGEIVVTVCAEPLDEPVPVGEERRRYELRFDVRDTGIGIPPEARERVFRDFEQATDTTARVYGGTGLGLAISKRLVEMLGGEIWFDSEVGVGTTFHFTIQCEASPSQPRLYVRGSLPGLEGKVVLVVDDNATNRRVLEAQLRAWQVTPILAATAEEGLRCLRAETKVDVLILDIHLPDMDGLALAREIRRQPAHAKTPILFFGSVTEEAVRSAVAALPPAQLLSKPLKPTSFRRSLEELFAVRSESVQATAKPQFDAELGRRHPLRVLIAEDNAVNRKLAARMLEKLGYQAELASDGVEAVEAILGAVACDKPYDLVFMDIHMPEKDGLEAIRDVHQALPPSKRPRFVALTAAAMPEERQAAFAAGVDDYLCKPFTVVDLVKVIEATRPLAQREREKQSV; this is encoded by the coding sequence ATGTCAACCAACCCTTCTTGGACGCCTGACACGGCGGCGCTCAAACGCGACCTGTCGTTTGTGCGACGGTTGCGTTGGCTATACATTGCGGCGCTTGCCACACTGGCGGCGCTGACCATCGGCGGGCAAATCGCCGTGCAGGATTTTATTGCCGAACAGCGTGACGACGCGCGGAGCATCAACGTCGCTGGCCGACAGCGCATGCGAAGCCAGCGCCTTACGAAGTGTTTGTTAGCTTGGCGACTGGCTGAGACGCCAGCGGAACGCCAAGCCTACGTGGACGAACTGCGCGAAATCCTCGCGCAATGGAAAACAGCGCATCGTGCCCTGCAGGAAGGGGACCCTGAAACCGGCGTCTCGGCTTGTCGCACGCCAGCGGCGCAAAAGGCGATGGCGGCGACGCTGCCGCACTTCAACGCGATGGTCGCTGCGTTGGAGCAGGCGTTGGCGGCGACCGACGCGACCGGTGCGCCGCGTCCGCCTTCCGCCGACCAGATTCAAACCGTGTTGGAGCGCCAAAAGCTGTTTCTGGCCGCAATGGAGCAGGTGGTGGATACGTTGGAGGCGGAGTCCAACCAGCGCCGGCTGCGGCTTCAGACGTTTGGTTGGGTGTGGCTGGTGGTTGTCCTGAGCATCTTCAGTTTGGAAAGCGGCTTGATTGTCCGGCGGGCGCTTTCTAAAACCGTCGCCGTCATTCGGGAAATTTCACTGGCGCGTGACCGCCTTGCGGGGTTGAACCGGCGACTGGAACGCGCCCGCGACGAGGCGCAGGCTGCCGTTCGCGCTAAGTCAGCGTTTCTCGCCAACATGAGCCATGAGATTCGGACGCCGATGAACGGCGTCATTGGGATGGCCGACTTACTGGCTGCGACGCCGCTTTCCAAAGAACAGAGCGAGTACGTTGAGACCATTCGCGCCAGCGCCCAGAGCTTGCTGGTCATCATCAACGACATTCTCGATTTTTCAAAGATTGAGGCCGGCGCGCTCCAGATTGAACGATTGCCCTTTGATTTGCGTGAATGTGTCGAGAGCGCGCTCGACCTGATCGCCGAAGCGGCCGGACGGAAGCGCTTGGACGTGGCATACCTGATTGAGGACAACGTTCCGCCGACCATCGTCAGCGACCCAACCCGCCTGCGGCAGATTTTGCTGAACTTGCTAAGCAATGCAGTGAAGTTCACGCAGCGGGGTGAAATTGTTGTGACGGTCTGCGCCGAGCCACTCGACGAGCCGGTGCCGGTCGGAGAAGAGCGCCGCCGGTATGAGTTGCGGTTTGACGTACGGGACACTGGGATCGGCATCCCGCCGGAAGCCCGCGAGCGTGTGTTTCGGGACTTTGAGCAGGCGACCGACACCACGGCCCGCGTGTACGGCGGTACCGGCCTTGGGTTGGCGATTTCCAAGCGGCTGGTTGAAATGCTTGGCGGCGAAATCTGGTTCGACAGCGAAGTAGGCGTGGGGACAACCTTTCACTTCACCATCCAGTGCGAAGCCTCACCGAGCCAGCCTCGCTTGTATGTGCGCGGCTCATTGCCCGGATTGGAAGGGAAGGTTGTGTTGGTTGTGGACGACAATGCGACGAATCGGCGTGTGTTGGAGGCCCAACTCCGCGCCTGGCAGGTGACGCCAATCTTGGCCGCAACAGCGGAGGAGGGGCTGCGCTGTTTGCGAGCTGAAACCAAGGTGGATGTTTTGATTCTCGACATCCATTTGCCGGACATGGACGGTTTGGCGTTGGCGCGGGAGATTCGCCGGCAGCCGGCGCACGCCAAGACGCCGATTCTGTTTTTCGGCTCCGTCACGGAGGAAGCCGTTCGGTCCGCTGTGGCGGCGTTGCCTCCGGCGCAGTTGCTCTCCAAACCGCTCAAGCCGACAAGCTTCCGGCGCAGCTTGGAAGAGCTTTTCGCCGTCCGCTCTGAGTCGGTTCAGGCGACGGCGAAGCCGCAGTTTGACGCCGAGCTTGGGCGGCGACACCCGTTGCGGGTGCTCATCGCCGAAGACAACGCCGTAAACCGCAAGCTGGCCGCCCGCATGCTGGAAAAACTCGGCTATCAGGCCGAGCTGGCTTCCGACGGCGTGGAAGCGGTGGAAGCGATTCTTGGCGCAGTCGCCTGCGACAAGCCCTACGACTTGGTGTTTATGGACATTCACATGCCGGAGAAGGATGGACTGGAGGCGATTCGGGATGTTCATCAGGCGCTGCCGCCGTCCAAACGCCCCCGGTTTGTGGCGTTGACGGCGGCGGCGATGCCCGAAGAGCGGCAGGCGGCGTTTGCGGCCGGCGTGGACGATTACCTGTGCAAACCATTCACGGTCGTTGACCTCGTGAAAGTGATCGAGGCGACGCGGCCTCTCGCCCAACGTGAACGGGAAAAACAATCGGTATGA
- the fliR gene encoding flagellar biosynthetic protein FliR codes for MNDPIGFIDALLRLLDVQISVAALLVLGGLVFARMLAFVTVVPFFGGRSVPNQVKVAEAVAFVLIIAPGLSASVPELAVRGGAFGFAILVVKEVAVGFTLGFVASLVFEAIQVAGRIIDAQRGAMMGEMLNPMLQEQVSELGQFKLQVAVVIFLALGAHRFVIEALFRSFELIPVTDFPKLGVGLSPGLTSVMLLTGEIFTLGVRLAAPAMAALLLTDVFFGLVNRVAPQLNVFFLSMPVKMALGIFIVMLALPVYAEQYQAAFKEALQAFEVLMRQLAP; via the coding sequence ATGAATGACCCCATCGGCTTCATTGACGCCCTGCTGCGGTTGCTCGACGTACAGATTTCCGTCGCGGCGCTGCTGGTGCTGGGCGGGTTGGTCTTTGCGCGCATGCTGGCGTTTGTGACGGTTGTGCCGTTTTTCGGTGGGCGGAGCGTTCCGAATCAGGTCAAGGTGGCGGAAGCGGTGGCCTTCGTCCTCATCATTGCGCCGGGTCTGAGCGCGAGCGTGCCGGAACTTGCTGTTCGGGGTGGCGCGTTTGGTTTCGCCATTCTGGTCGTCAAAGAGGTCGCCGTCGGCTTCACACTGGGGTTTGTGGCTTCGCTTGTGTTTGAGGCGATTCAAGTCGCCGGGCGCATTATTGACGCCCAACGTGGCGCGATGATGGGTGAGATGCTCAATCCCATGCTTCAGGAACAAGTCTCTGAGTTGGGACAGTTCAAGCTTCAAGTCGCCGTCGTGATTTTTCTCGCGCTGGGCGCGCACCGTTTTGTCATCGAAGCCCTCTTTCGCAGCTTCGAACTCATTCCCGTTACCGACTTTCCCAAGCTCGGCGTCGGTCTCTCGCCGGGGCTGACCAGCGTGATGCTGCTGACGGGTGAAATCTTCACGCTGGGCGTACGTCTGGCGGCACCGGCGATGGCGGCGTTGTTGCTGACGGATGTGTTCTTTGGGTTGGTCAATCGCGTTGCGCCCCAGCTCAATGTGTTTTTCCTCAGCATGCCAGTCAAGATGGCGCTGGGGATTTTCATCGTGATGCTGGCGCTGCCGGTGTACGCCGAGCAGTACCAAGCGGCCTTCAAAGAGGCGCTTCAGGCGTTTGAGGTATTGATGCGTCAACTGGCCCCGTAG
- a CDS encoding DUF427 domain-containing protein: MRPEPLQPQPGQESVWDYPRPPRLERTAKRLRVVFAGTTIADTTRGWRVLETSHPPTYYFPPDDILPDVLIASQRTSYCEWKGAAQYYAVRVGQRVAPDAAWSYPQPTAAFAPIAGYVAFYAGLMDACYVDDEQVIPQPGGFYGGWITSDIVGPFKGVPGSWGW; this comes from the coding sequence ATGCGCCCCGAACCTCTTCAGCCTCAACCGGGACAGGAATCCGTGTGGGACTATCCGCGCCCGCCGCGCCTAGAGCGTACTGCGAAGCGGCTGCGTGTCGTCTTTGCCGGGACGACCATCGCTGACACAACGCGCGGGTGGCGGGTGCTTGAAACCAGCCATCCGCCGACGTACTACTTTCCACCTGACGACATTCTCCCGGATGTGCTCATCGCCAGCCAGCGCACATCGTACTGCGAATGGAAGGGCGCGGCGCAGTACTACGCCGTCCGCGTCGGCCAGCGGGTAGCGCCAGACGCCGCTTGGAGCTATCCGCAACCAACGGCAGCGTTTGCGCCTATCGCTGGTTACGTTGCCTTCTACGCCGGGCTAATGGACGCCTGCTATGTGGACGACGAGCAGGTGATCCCACAGCCGGGTGGGTTCTACGGCGGGTGGATCACGAGTGACATTGTGGGGCCGTTCAAAGGCGTCCCCGGTTCGTGGGGTTGGTAG
- a CDS encoding nicotinate phosphoribosyltransferase, whose translation MPTIWPTSSLLLTDLYQLTMAQAYWKSGRGEKEAVFQMFFRRHPFDGGFTVACGLHTLIETLTQATFEESDLAYLATLEGRDGRPLFETAFLETLRGFRLACDIDAVPEGTVVFPFEPLVRVTGPLMQAQLLETIILNIINFQTLIATKAARICIAAQGEPVIEFGLRRAQGPDGGLSASRAAYVGGCAATSNVLAGKVYGIPVRGTHAHSWVMSFDDEREAFRTYAEVMPNNCIFLVDTYDTLEGVRHAIEVGRWLREQGHEMVGIRLDSGDLAYLSIEARKLLDAAGFPDAVIVASNDLDETIINSLKQQGACINVWGVGTKLVTGYDQPTLGGVYKLTALRDRDADDWRYCLKLSEQAVKISTPGIHQVRRFSVDGELLADAIYDVRLGVTEPCVIIDPLDPTRRKRIPAEAAYEDLLVPVFRGGACVYDPPDLETVRRRAQSAVARLSPGLKRFVNPHIYPTGLEQSLYDLKMRLILQARNGGQPVTRPKSS comes from the coding sequence ATGCCGACGATATGGCCGACCTCGTCGCTGCTGCTGACGGATTTATACCAGCTCACGATGGCGCAAGCTTACTGGAAGTCCGGGCGTGGTGAAAAGGAAGCCGTCTTCCAGATGTTCTTTCGCCGCCATCCCTTTGACGGGGGCTTTACAGTGGCGTGCGGACTGCACACGCTGATTGAGACCTTGACGCAGGCGACTTTCGAGGAAAGTGACCTAGCGTATCTGGCGACGCTGGAAGGACGTGATGGGCGGCCGCTATTTGAGACGGCGTTTCTTGAGACGCTGCGCGGCTTTCGGTTGGCCTGCGACATTGACGCCGTACCGGAAGGAACGGTGGTTTTCCCGTTCGAGCCGCTGGTTCGCGTGACAGGGCCATTGATGCAGGCCCAACTGTTGGAAACGATTATCCTCAATATCATCAACTTTCAGACGCTCATCGCCACCAAGGCTGCGCGGATTTGCATCGCAGCGCAGGGCGAGCCGGTCATTGAGTTCGGGTTGCGACGAGCGCAGGGGCCGGACGGCGGACTCTCGGCCAGCCGCGCTGCCTATGTCGGCGGCTGCGCGGCGACCTCCAACGTCTTGGCGGGGAAGGTGTACGGCATCCCCGTCCGTGGGACGCATGCCCATAGCTGGGTCATGTCGTTTGACGATGAACGCGAGGCGTTTCGAACGTACGCCGAGGTCATGCCCAACAACTGCATCTTTCTCGTGGACACCTACGATACGCTGGAAGGCGTCCGGCATGCGATTGAGGTCGGGCGGTGGCTGCGTGAGCAGGGCCATGAAATGGTTGGCATCCGGCTTGATTCGGGCGATCTGGCGTACCTGAGCATTGAAGCGCGTAAGCTGTTGGACGCCGCTGGCTTTCCCGACGCCGTCATCGTCGCCAGCAACGACCTTGACGAAACCATCATCAACAGCCTCAAGCAGCAGGGGGCATGCATCAATGTGTGGGGCGTCGGGACAAAGCTTGTCACCGGGTATGACCAACCAACGCTGGGCGGCGTGTACAAGTTGACGGCGCTGCGCGACCGCGACGCCGACGACTGGCGCTACTGTCTCAAACTCTCGGAACAGGCCGTCAAAATTTCGACGCCGGGCATCCACCAGGTACGACGCTTTAGCGTGGACGGCGAACTGCTTGCCGACGCGATTTACGACGTTCGGCTGGGCGTCACCGAACCATGCGTCATCATTGACCCACTTGATCCAACGCGGCGCAAGCGGATTCCGGCTGAAGCCGCCTATGAAGACCTGCTTGTGCCGGTGTTTCGGGGCGGCGCGTGCGTGTATGACCCACCGGATTTGGAAACCGTCCGCCGGCGGGCGCAATCGGCTGTGGCACGGCTGTCGCCAGGACTGAAGCGGTTCGTCAATCCACACATTTACCCAACGGGGTTGGAGCAATCGCTGTACGACCTCAAGATGCGGCTCATCCTACAGGCGCGCAACGGTGGTCAGCCCGTCACGCGCCCGAAGTCGTCCTGA
- a CDS encoding phosphomannose isomerase type II C-terminal cupin domain, with protein sequence MNTVTANLDSTEQRSALERETRPWGQYAVLDAGPGYKVKRIEVLPGKRMSYQKHARRHEHWMVVQGCAQVTLDGDERLVRVGEAVDVPIGAAHRIANPGAELLVLIEIQRGDYLGEDDIIRLQDDFGRVTG encoded by the coding sequence ATGAACACAGTGACGGCAAACCTCGACAGCACGGAGCAGCGGTCGGCGCTGGAACGTGAAACGCGCCCATGGGGGCAGTACGCCGTTCTCGACGCCGGGCCGGGATACAAGGTCAAGCGCATCGAAGTGCTGCCCGGTAAGCGCATGAGTTACCAGAAACACGCGCGGCGGCACGAACACTGGATGGTCGTCCAAGGCTGCGCTCAGGTCACGCTTGACGGCGACGAGCGGTTGGTTCGCGTAGGTGAAGCCGTTGACGTACCCATCGGCGCGGCGCATCGCATCGCCAACCCCGGCGCGGAACTGCTGGTGCTGATTGAAATCCAGCGCGGCGATTACCTCGGCGAAGACGACATCATACGTCTTCAGGACGACTTCGGGCGCGTGACGGGCTGA
- a CDS encoding redoxin domain-containing protein: MAFKRWLSGAPRGLAAFVVVASLHSHGRAQAVGCPCEPSPKVKAALERLSSADEQGDKPHEAFYHRRLQRLQALLKQHPSDPFVHRRYQTVVLADSENSDARPRLIAEYQAWAEREPHNPVAQYLYACALGPQQWEAAAAVGERALATAPTCPQLHLLMTKLYQYRDKERARRHLSEFMRLCPNSLAGYAYASLITDPTELQTTAERLRARLRKAQDREAAAAYVQLWRIEFRARTVAEHAQLRRMIQSDLQRLRAQHRVVDEPWLRTLYEGYGYISDEDGRRWVEAQLEQFFPYSKWRWEILDKRWQAEHPYPDASATPEQLQSYYRALLQHTEQKIRVLPDDFYARLQHFEALAMLPDSPDAQVLRAADALLRVLDRPSEVVYAVPPIQMRIARQYAKRKLRLDQIPGLIQAGLRQLERHGESQAATPEMKKIFENNMALAREEGWSLLFDLYLEMQRYDQARDILTEMRAALTPGREASEPAVGGSSPVWKVRLERLFWEWSGRLAEAEGRKLDAIVFYQRAGRPEKAQTLWSAAGGTEDGWKAFGLSHLPSPPKTPPPAPATIGWMKRDTPLPDFTLSDLGGRTWKLADLRGKTALINIWATWCGPCKQELPHIQKLYERVKNRQDVVILSFNVDEDVGLIEPFVKKQGYTFPVVPAKAYVEQVVPQLSIPRNWLISPDGVLHMEQLGFRLPGEQWINQVIEMMERARSGRNQSKDGDAETVIK; the protein is encoded by the coding sequence ATGGCTTTCAAACGCTGGTTGTCTGGCGCGCCACGGGGCTTGGCGGCCTTTGTCGTCGTGGCGTCACTTCACAGTCACGGCCGGGCGCAGGCTGTGGGCTGTCCGTGCGAACCGTCGCCGAAGGTCAAGGCGGCGTTGGAACGGCTGTCCTCCGCCGATGAACAGGGCGACAAGCCGCACGAAGCGTTTTACCACCGGCGACTTCAGCGGTTGCAGGCGTTGCTGAAGCAGCATCCCAGCGATCCGTTTGTTCATCGGCGCTACCAGACGGTGGTTTTGGCTGATTCGGAGAACTCGGACGCGCGCCCGCGTCTAATCGCCGAGTATCAAGCCTGGGCCGAACGGGAGCCGCACAATCCGGTCGCCCAGTACCTGTACGCCTGTGCGCTGGGGCCTCAGCAGTGGGAGGCGGCCGCCGCCGTCGGTGAGCGTGCGCTGGCGACGGCGCCGACCTGTCCACAACTGCATCTCCTGATGACGAAGCTTTACCAGTATCGAGACAAAGAGCGTGCGCGTCGCCATTTGAGCGAGTTTATGCGGCTTTGCCCGAACAGTTTGGCGGGCTACGCCTACGCTTCACTCATCACCGACCCGACGGAACTACAGACAACGGCGGAGCGCCTGCGGGCGCGACTGCGGAAAGCGCAAGACCGCGAAGCGGCGGCGGCGTATGTCCAACTGTGGCGCATCGAATTTCGCGCGCGGACGGTCGCCGAGCACGCGCAACTGCGCCGCATGATTCAAAGCGATTTGCAACGCCTGCGGGCGCAACATCGCGTCGTAGATGAGCCTTGGCTGCGAACGCTCTACGAAGGCTACGGCTACATCTCGGATGAAGACGGCCGGCGATGGGTTGAAGCACAACTCGAACAGTTTTTTCCCTATTCCAAGTGGCGGTGGGAAATTCTGGACAAACGGTGGCAGGCTGAGCATCCCTATCCCGATGCGTCGGCGACCCCGGAGCAACTTCAGTCCTATTACCGGGCGCTTTTACAGCATACGGAACAGAAGATTCGCGTCCTACCAGATGACTTTTACGCCCGGCTGCAACACTTTGAGGCGTTGGCGATGCTGCCGGACAGCCCCGATGCGCAGGTGCTACGCGCCGCCGATGCGTTGCTGCGCGTCCTTGATCGACCATCGGAGGTGGTGTACGCCGTACCGCCCATTCAAATGCGCATTGCACGGCAGTACGCCAAGCGCAAACTTCGGCTGGATCAAATCCCCGGACTGATTCAGGCCGGACTGCGACAGCTTGAGCGTCATGGGGAAAGCCAAGCGGCGACGCCGGAGATGAAGAAAATTTTTGAAAACAACATGGCTCTTGCTCGTGAGGAAGGTTGGTCGCTGCTGTTTGACCTGTACTTGGAAATGCAGCGGTACGACCAAGCGCGGGACATCTTGACCGAGATGAGAGCGGCGCTGACGCCGGGGCGGGAGGCGTCCGAACCGGCGGTGGGCGGTTCGTCGCCGGTTTGGAAGGTCCGCTTGGAACGGCTGTTCTGGGAGTGGTCGGGGCGGCTGGCGGAAGCCGAAGGTCGTAAGCTGGATGCCATCGTGTTTTACCAACGCGCCGGGCGGCCGGAGAAAGCCCAAACGCTATGGTCGGCGGCGGGCGGGACGGAGGATGGATGGAAGGCTTTCGGTTTGAGCCACCTGCCTTCGCCGCCAAAAACGCCGCCGCCGGCGCCGGCGACCATCGGTTGGATGAAACGCGATACGCCGTTGCCGGATTTCACCCTCAGCGACTTAGGGGGCAGGACGTGGAAGTTGGCCGACCTGCGCGGCAAGACGGCGCTCATCAACATCTGGGCGACGTGGTGCGGCCCGTGTAAGCAGGAGTTGCCGCACATACAGAAACTCTACGAGCGGGTCAAGAACCGACAAGACGTGGTGATTCTTTCCTTCAACGTGGATGAGGATGTCGGCTTGATTGAACCTTTCGTGAAGAAGCAGGGCTACACCTTTCCGGTGGTGCCGGCCAAAGCCTATGTTGAGCAGGTTGTGCCGCAGCTTTCAATCCCGCGCAACTGGCTGATCAGCCCCGATGGCGTGCTGCACATGGAGCAGCTTGGTTTCCGTTTGCCGGGCGAGCAGTGGATCAACCAAGTCATTGAGATGATGGAGCGCGCCCGCAGCGGCCGAAATCAGTCAAAGGACGGTGACGCCGAGACGGTCATCAAGTAG